In the genome of Sphingomonas sp. LR60, the window CAGCCATTCGAGGAGGGCAAGAGCATGTTCTCGCTCGGCGCAGGCACCTTCCGGGGTCAGTCGGCGGTCGCGATGGGCGTGTCGCGCATCATGACCGATGGCCATACCATCGTGAAGCTCGGCGCCACGTACAACAGCCGCAAGAGCCTCGGTGCCAACGTCGGCATCGGGTACCAGTTCTGAGCCGCGCGATGCCGGGCTACGGTCAGCAGGCGGGTGCCGAGGCACCCCACCTGTCAATCCTGGGCGATCTTGCTCGCCTTGGGCGACCTGTAGCCCGGCAACATGCCCGCGAACGACTGGGCAAAGGCATGGTGCCGCTCGACCGGAACCGAGGCGACCATCGCATCCGCGATCGCCTTGATCTCGTCCTGCGTCAGCGCGCCGCGGTTGTGGAGGGTCTGAAGCAGCGCGACGACCCCGATATAGGCGGTGTCGGCCTGGTGCATGACCGCCTCGATCGCCCCGGCGACCTTGTGAACGTCCGCTACCGCCATGTGCCCTCCCGCTTGCAACTCAACTTCACAATACGTGCCGCATCGTCACTGCTCAATCGAGCCGAACAACAATCGACTGCCAACCCTTAGACCTTGGTCGAAGCGCCACCGATCACAACCGGCTTGTTAAGCACGATCAACTAGCCCGGATAGCGACCAAGCCCGACCACCATCGTGCGTATCTTGGAGGATACTGCCATGATCCATGTTATTTCTACACGACTTCCCCGCCTCGCGAGCAAGTTCGTCGCCTGCTTTACCTTGATCGCCGCCGTGCCGGCAGGCGCGTCGACGCAGGGCAGCCTGGGCGCGACCTCGACCGGGACGGTGACGATCACCGCCAGCGTCGCCAATCGCGCGCAGATCACCGGGCTGAGCGATGTCGCCTTCACCAACGTCGATCCGGCCAGTGCGGCAACCTTGTCGCAGAGCAACTGCGTCTGGAGCAACACCGCCAACAAGGGCTACAGCATCACCGCCACCGGCAGCGGCACCAGTGGGGCGTTCACGCTCGCCAACGGCAGCGTGAACGTGCCCTATAGCGTGCAGTGGAACGCGAGCGGCGGACAGGCCAGCGGCACCGCCCTGACTGCGGGAACCGCGCTGGCGGGCATGATCAGCACCGCTGCCAATCCGACGTGCAGCACCGGGGCGGCGAACACGTCGAGCCTCATCATCTCGATCGCTGCAACCAACCTTCAGGGCATGACCTCGGCGGCGAGCTACACGGGCTCGCTGACGCTGCTCGTCACCCCGCAATAATATCGGGGTGGGTGGGCAATGGCGGCGATCCGGCGTCTTGCTGCGGCGGCGATGCTGGCGCTCACTGCTCCGGCTTACGCGCAGGGCGTCCAGATCACCGGCCTGAGCGACGTCGCGTTCGGCACAATCGGCAGCTTCGGCACCGATCTGGTCCGAAGCCAGTCGATCTGCGCGTTCAGCGGCCTGCTCGGCGGACGTTACTCGGTCACCGCTTCCGGCTCGGGCACGGGCGGCGCATTCACACTGTCGAACGGCGCGGCCGCCCTGCCCTATGAGGTGCAGTGGAACACCACCGCCGGACAGAGTTCGGGCACCGGCCTGACCGCCAATGTCGCGCTCAGTGGCCAGACCATGCTGCTCAGCTGCCCGGTTCTCCAAACGACCAACACCAGCCTGATCGTGATCCTGCGCGCCGCGCAACTCCACGTGGCCACCGCTGGCAATTACAGCGGCACGCTGACCGTCATCCTCGCGGCCAACTGACATGCACGCGCGCGTGGTCTGGCGGGTCGTCTGCGCGCTGTTGCTGCTCGCATTGCCGTGGAGCGCGCGCGCGGCGGACGTTCCGCATGTCACCGCTTCGATGCCCGCCGACTTCGCAGCGCTGGCCACGACGCAGCGCGTGGTTCTCGACGTCTATCTCGGCGACCGGCGGCTCGGCCAATATCCCGCAGAGGTCGCCAGCGGCGGCGTGCGCCTGCTCGATGCGCAGGCGATTGCGGACAACATACCGGACTTGCTCGACCCGGCCGCCTTTGTCGCCGCGCTTGCCAGCCCGCTACCGCCGCCTTGCCGCGAGGACGCTTGTCCGCCGATCACCGCCGACTACGATCCCGCCATCTTCCGCCTTACACTGGCCATCGCCCCGCGCATGCTCGCGGTGCGCGGCGCAACCGCGAATTACCTCGACGACAGCGCCAGCAGCCCGTCGGCAGTGAACACGATCGGCGTGGCGGTCGCCGGCGGTGGCGGCAGCGGCACGGCTTATGCGATCCGCAACCGGCTGGTCGCGGGAAACGGAGCACTGCACCTGCTCTCCGACCTATCATTGGCGTCGTGGGACGGCGGGCGGCTCGAAACGCTGGCGATCGAGCGCGATCATCGCGACCTGCGCTGGCGCGGTGGTCTCTTCTACGCGCCGGGTGCCGATTTGATCGGGCGACGACGTATTCTCGGCGTCGGCATCACGACGCAATTCGACACCCGCGCCGACCGCGTCGCGCTCAGTGGCACGCCATTGATCGTGTTCCTGACCCAACGGTCGCGCGTCGATCTGTACGTGCAGGGACGATTGGTCGGCTCTCAGGTGTGCGACAGCGGCAATCAGGCACTCGATACCAGCGGCCTGGCCGACGGCTCCTACCCGGTCGAGTTGCGCATCCAGGAAGCCAGCGGCGCCGTCCGCCTGGAACAGCGCTTCTTCACCAGGAGCGCCGCACTCGCTCCCGCAGGGCGCGTCATGTTCGACGCGCAATTGGGTGTTCTGGCCAGCGATGGCGGCGGACGACGCATTCCGATCGCCACGGGCGGTGCGCGGGCGCGGCTGGGATCCCGTCTCGCCTGGGACGCGGCAGTGATGGCCACCCCCTATAACGCCGTGGCGGAAACGGGCCTTTCCTTCCTGACGCCACAGGCGCAGGCGCGTATCGCCCTGCTTGGTTCTCGCCGCGGCGACTACGGCATGGCGGCCCAGCTGAGTTCCGGTGGCGGAAGCCCGTTCAGCTACAGCCTCGACGCGCGCCGGGTCCACAGCGTCGACGGAAACGCACTGATCGCCGAAAACGAGGCGAACCGCCTCATCGTCACCTCAATGATGCGCCCCGGCGCTGTGAGCCTACCGGGTGCCAGCTATACGCAAATGCTCGGCACACTCTCCTATTCGCTCCCGCGCGGGCAGGTCGGACTGTCCGCCTATCTTTTCCGAACTGGTCATGGGCAAACCGCCTATGCGGTCGGCCCGACTGCGCGCTGGTCGATGTTGCGGCGCGATCGCCTGCAACTCTCGGCCACCGGCCAATACGCCCGCACGCAGCGCGGCGATGCGATTGCCTTCGGCCTTCAGCTTCAGGTGCTGGGGCCACGCAGCGCACTGGCCACCACGATCGGGGTTCAGCACAGTGCCGAAGGGCGGGCGGCGGTGCCCGTGATCGAAACGTCGGCCTCGATCCATCGCGACGACTGGCTCGGCGGCGCGGTCGACGCCGGGGCGGTTGTACAGCGCGGTCCGACCGGCGTCGTCATGCAACTGACCGGCGAGCGGCGCGGTCCGCTCGGCGTCGCCGCGGCGAATGTCACCGGGCGGACCGGTGAAAGCGGTGGGGTGAATTACGGTCTCACCGCCCAAACGACCCTCGCGCTGACGGGGCGCGGTCTCCGCTTCGGCGCGGCGGGGCAGAATGACAGCGTGCTTGCGATCGCCGTCGCGGGCGACCGCAATGCGACTTTCGAATTGCTGGTCGACGAAGCGGTACGCGGCGCCGTGCGCGGCGGGCAGCGCGTGACGCTCGCGGTGCCGCCGTACCGCCGATACCGCGTCCGGCTGCGCGCGACCGGCAGCGAGTTGATCGCCTTCGACACGCGCATCCGCACCGTGGACGTGTTCCCGGGCAGCGTCGTCGCGCTCGACTGGACCGCCCGGCCGGTACGCGCGCTCTTCGGAAGGCTGGTCGATCGCAGCGGCATCCCGATCGCCGACGCGGACCTGACCGCCGACGATGCGATCGCCGCCACTGACCCGCACGGCTACTTTCAGATTCAGGCTTCCATCGACGCGCGCTTGACCGCCCGCACCGCCACCGGGCGCACCTGCACCGTGCGTCTCGCCGCCGCCGAAGATGCCGCCACGACCTACACTCGCCTTGGAGACGTTGTATGCCTTTCCTGAACCGCCTTGCCGTGGCGCTGTTCGCCTTGGCAATCGTCGACGCGGTCCCCGCGCACGCCAGCATCGTCCTCAGCCAGGTCGTCGTGGACTTCGCCGCCGACGGCAAGCTGGCGCAGGACATCGAAGTCTCGAACGACAACAAGGAAGTTGCCTATGTCGCCGTCGAGCCCTTTGAAATCGTCGCTCCCGGCACCCCCAAGAGCGCCGTACCGCCATTGTCGATCCGGAGGTGGGCGGGCTGCTCGTCACGCCGCAGCGGATCATCCTGCAACCCGGCGAGCGTCGGACCGTGCGGATCGCCGCGATCGGCGCCCGCCGCGCGAACGACCGCGTCTATCGGGTCACGATCAAGCCGGTCGCCGGCCCCGTCTCGTCGTCGGTCAGCGCGATCAAGCTGCTGGTCGGCTATGACGTGCTGGTGATCCAGCGCCCCGCAACTCCCGCCGCCAGGATTGTCGGCGACCGCGGGGCCGAGACGCTGATGCTGCGCAACGACGGCAACACCAACGCCGAGCTTTACGACGGCAAGCTGTGTGTCGGTTCGGACTGCCACGCGATTCCGTCCAAGCGGCTCTATGCCGGACAATCCTGGTCGCAACCGATCGGGCCCGGGAAGATCACCTACCGCATCACGACTGGCACCAAGACAGAGGTGGTCGAATATTAATGTAAGAAAAAGCGACGCCGGTCGTGCCACTTCCGGTGGCGCGGACGCGTCGCTCACCTTTCTTCGGCTCGAACGTCGCTGCCGTGCCGGAGCCGGGAACATGGTGTCTCATGCTCCTCGGCTTCGCGTTGATCGGTGGCGCCGTGCGACGATCGCCGCGCCGGACACCCGCGCTGGCGGCGCGAGCGTAGCGGTGCTGATGCCCGTCACAGGTACTTCAACCACGCGATATCACGTCGCGATGCCTTGAAGCGGGAGAACCATGCCGTCGGCAGATACAGCGGGATGATCAGGCACAGATACCAGACAACCACCCAGCCATAGCTGGCCACGCCGAAGGTCTCCCCGTGCGTCGCTCCCCAGAGAGCGAAAGCGGCATGGTAGAGCAGCCGCAGCACGGTGAGGTGGAACAGGTAGAAGAACATCGGCGCGCCGCCGAACACCGCCAGGGCCGCGACCAGCTTGCCATCGTTCAGGCGCTCGAACAGGGCGAGCAACAGCGCCCCGCACCCCAGCGTCAGCAGCAAGAACAGGAGCGACGGCGGATATTTGGTCAGCGCGAAGAAGCTCATCGCCGTCCGCATGGGATCGTCCGCAACGACGAACCATGGAGCGTCGCCATAGCTGTTCGCCAGGCGGATCAGGACGAACGCGACGAGCATCGCGACACCGATCCCGACCAGGCGGCGCATCCGCGTGCGAGCGGCGACGACCGGCAGGAACCATGGACCGATCCCATAGCCCAATGCGATCAAGCCGATCCACGGGAGCACGGGATAGGTCGTCTTGGCGACCAGGCCGAACGGCAGCGCGATGACATCGCGCTGATGCAACATGGCCCAGACCGGAAACAGCGGCTGGTCCGGGCGGAGATGGATGGCGTCGAGCAGATTGTGCCCGCAGACGATCAGCAGCCCGAGGCCCAGAAGCGCGCGGCGGGGCAATGCGATCAGCGCGGCGAGCACGATCATGCAAAGACCGATGCACCAGATCACCTGCAGCCAGATCGTAGGGCTGGCGACACCCCAATACAGCTCCGAAAGGAAAAAGACTTCCAGCGCCGTCAGCACGAAGCCGCGTTTCAGCAGAAAGGATCGCGTTTCGGCCAGGGTGTGCCTGATGCTGTAGAGGTAGGCTGACACCCCCGTCAGCGCCACGAACACCGGCGCGCACAGGCTGACCGCAAGGCGCGCCAGATACAATGCCGGAAGCGCGGTTTTGGCGTCGATCGGGTCGAGCACGGCCACGTGCAGGAACCAGGTTTCGCGTAAGTGATCGAGTAGCATGAGCACCATGACGAAGCCGCGAAGCGCGTCGATGCTCTGCATTCGCGAGCGTGTTGCGGATGTCGCGGGCTGGCATGCCCCTGCCCACGCCGATGCTGTCAGAACAGTCATTACACGTTCCCGATGTCGTTAGGCAGGCCATCGTCGGATCGATTTCCGGGCCTCACCTTCGAAGCGATGATCCTTGCGGCTCACCGCGTGGCGATCGGTGCCTGTTGGCGTTCCTGGCGACGTGACGCAAGGAGAAATGATACAACATCACCTTCCTGTTGGGTGAAATGCTTGTTTATCTCAGATAATCCTCGACACGTGACGCATACAGTCGTCGCCGTCCGACTGTTCGTTCCAGCTCATGGACTCGTCGTGGGCTGCGCCGACGGTACGGCGGCCTACGTTCGTTCAACGTCGCCAGCACCTACCCGGTCGGGCTCTCCGCCGTGAAGGGTGAGCAGCACGGCTTGGTCACGGGCTGGAACTCCATCAGCTCGACGCGCGTGCCGTCGGGATCGTAGAGGTTGGCCTGCCACTTGCCGTCCCGGCCCATTTGGGGACCGTCGCGACGCGGGCTCAGGCGCTCTTCCCGGTGCAGGGTCGTGACGGCGGCCTGCATGTTGGGAACGCCCAAGGACAGATGGTTCAGCACGCCCAACTGGCGAGCATCGACCTTGGTCAGCGGCACGTCCGAGCCCGGACCGACCATCATATATTCCAGCCAGTCCCGACCATCCGGCGTCTGCTGCGACACCCAGTCGACCTTGTCTGGCTCGAAGGCGCCATACCAATACGGCCGGAAGCCAAGCAGGCGGCGGTACAGCCCGTCCTGCTTGGCCCGGTCGTTAACGGCATAACCGACGTGGATGATGCGCCCGCTGATCGCGCCGGGAATTGCGTTGGAGTCAGCGCTTGCGGATTGCACGAACTGGACCCCGTTGCCTTCCGGATCGCGCAGCGCGAACCAGCGATCCCCTTCGGCGGAGCGCTGCATCGCGCCGAGCCCGGAGACGCCTGACTCTGCCAGCCAGGCCCGCAGCGCCGCCGCGTCCGTCGTCGCATAGGCGACGTGCGCCAGCATGCTCGGCCCCTGTCCGGCGGGTGCTGGCAGCACCTCCACGAACTGACGCGGGCTCAGATAATAACGGACGCCCGCGGGGTTTTCGGGGTCCGTGCCCTTCCGGGCGCCCAGCACATGCGTGTAGAAGTGGTCGGACTTCGCCATGTCCCGCGCATAAACGGCGAGGTGCGAGATGCCGGTGATGCCCGGACGCGGCCCCGGCGGCGCCTTGGCCCCGAGCAGAGCCGCGGCTGCACACGCCAGGACTGCGATACGATAGGTCATGGCAGCCTCTCCCACCCGGCCACGTTTCGGGCCGTTTCGAGCAGCTTAGGCAGCGATGTCGGCGCTGTCACGGGTTCACTTGCTCGGCTCACGAAGAAGCCAGCCAGGTACTTTACGGCGGTACTTTACGCCGGGGCTAATCTATGATGCTATCGCTTCGACGGCGGTAAAGCGCCGAGTTCAAAGCCGAGGCGAAACCGGAAAGCCGGTTGCGGCTATATGAGGGGAGAGGTGGGATGAAATGGCTCGTGGCAGCTGCGCTCGCGGCGGTGCCGGCAAATCAGGCAGCGGTCCAATCTCCAACTCCGCCGCCGCCCGCCGCAGCGCAGGGCGGCCTGAACGACAAGCTGATCAACAATCCACTCGCCCCGTGGAACGCCTATGGACCGAACCAGACGAGCAAGTTGCTCGATACGGAGGGGCCGAAGGGCTATCCTGCAACCCGCGTGACGATCACCAAGAAGGGCGCGAATGCATGGGACGCCGGCGTTGGCGTGCCGTTGCCGAAAGCGATCACTGCTGGTGACGTCATCTATCTGGCGATCTACCTGAGAGCACCGAACCTCAAGGACGGCGAAACGGTCATCATGCCCTTCTACGGCGTCGGCGGACCCGCGCCCTCCTATGCAACGATCGTTACCGACCACGCGACCATCACCAATCAATGGGCTCAATATTATGCGGTCGGGACGGCGAACGACAACTTTGCGGCCGGCACCACGCAGGCGACCGTACATCTGGCCGGCGAAAAGCAGGTGATCGACGTCGGGCCGATCCGGGTTTTCAACCTCGGCAAAGGCTTCGACACGTCTCGATTGCCACATAACAAGTAGCGGCCCGTCACCGTGCCATCGGCTGGTCGCTCAGCCATCCTCGAACTTGGGGCTAAGCATCGCCTGCGTCACACGGTCGTATAGTGTTTCCCAGGCAATGCGCGTCGCGGCGTCGAAGCGCTCGCCCAGCATCTCGGCGAGCGTATCGATCAGCACGCTGCCGACGTAGCCGTAATGCTTCGGCAGCACGCCGTAATTGACGTGCCGTCGGCCTAGCTCCGAAAGCCCCGCTTGCCACGCTCCGGGCTCATCGAGCTGCTCGATCAGCGCGTCGATCGTGAGACGAAACACGCTGATCTGCCGCGCCAAGTCATCGGGAAATAGCGCGCGCGTGAAGGGATGTTGTTCGAGCAAGCGATGGTAGAACAGTGATGAATAGTTCTGATCGAGCCGCTTGACCTCGGCATAACTGGCGCGGACCAGCGCCACCTGAGCGGCGGACAATTCGACTGTGCCGGTCATTGCCCACCGGCATTGTCTGCCCAGAGCCAGGCGAGCGCAGCCGGCTCATCGTTGAAAATGGCGTAGCGCCCGTCGACCAGCCGCTTGGCCTGCATGCGGTGGAGCGGGCTGGCGATCAAAAGCGCGATACACTTCGACGGTGAGTTCGGGCGAACCATGCGGGTGATCTCGGCGACCGCGTCCTGCGGAAGTATGTTCTTGTGCCGCATGTCGACCAACGTTCGAAGCTCACCGTGCCGCACGCCCATCGCGAGCATTTGCCGCAGCGTTGCATTCACATCGGCGGCGAAGCGAGTGGTGATCTCCGCGTTCCAGTCACCTGCGAGCGTCAGGTGCAGGAAGCCACGTGGCGCGTCAGGCGTAATCGTGTAGGTCGGTTCCACCATCGCAGCACACTACAACAACGAGCCGCGCAGAGCCTTAAATTAACTGGGAAATTGTTTACAATTTCGTTTAGCCACTTGCTG includes:
- a CDS encoding TcfC E-set like domain-containing protein — encoded protein: MHARVVWRVVCALLLLALPWSARAADVPHVTASMPADFAALATTQRVVLDVYLGDRRLGQYPAEVASGGVRLLDAQAIADNIPDLLDPAAFVAALASPLPPPCREDACPPITADYDPAIFRLTLAIAPRMLAVRGATANYLDDSASSPSAVNTIGVAVAGGGGSGTAYAIRNRLVAGNGALHLLSDLSLASWDGGRLETLAIERDHRDLRWRGGLFYAPGADLIGRRRILGVGITTQFDTRADRVALSGTPLIVFLTQRSRVDLYVQGRLVGSQVCDSGNQALDTSGLADGSYPVELRIQEASGAVRLEQRFFTRSAALAPAGRVMFDAQLGVLASDGGGRRIPIATGGARARLGSRLAWDAAVMATPYNAVAETGLSFLTPQAQARIALLGSRRGDYGMAAQLSSGGGSPFSYSLDARRVHSVDGNALIAENEANRLIVTSMMRPGAVSLPGASYTQMLGTLSYSLPRGQVGLSAYLFRTGHGQTAYAVGPTARWSMLRRDRLQLSATGQYARTQRGDAIAFGLQLQVLGPRSALATTIGVQHSAEGRAAVPVIETSASIHRDDWLGGAVDAGAVVQRGPTGVVMQLTGERRGPLGVAAANVTGRTGESGGVNYGLTAQTTLALTGRGLRFGAAGQNDSVLAIAVAGDRNATFELLVDEAVRGAVRGGQRVTLAVPPYRRYRVRLRATGSELIAFDTRIRTVDVFPGSVVALDWTARPVRALFGRLVDRSGIPIADADLTADDAIAATDPHGYFQIQASIDARLTARTATGRTCTVRLAAAEDAATTYTRLGDVVCLS
- a CDS encoding DUF1624 domain-containing protein; translation: MQSIDALRGFVMVLMLLDHLRETWFLHVAVLDPIDAKTALPALYLARLAVSLCAPVFVALTGVSAYLYSIRHTLAETRSFLLKRGFVLTALEVFFLSELYWGVASPTIWLQVIWCIGLCMIVLAALIALPRRALLGLGLLIVCGHNLLDAIHLRPDQPLFPVWAMLHQRDVIALPFGLVAKTTYPVLPWIGLIALGYGIGPWFLPVVAARTRMRRLVGIGVAMLVAFVLIRLANSYGDAPWFVVADDPMRTAMSFFALTKYPPSLLFLLLTLGCGALLLALFERLNDGKLVAALAVFGGAPMFFYLFHLTVLRLLYHAAFALWGATHGETFGVASYGWVVVWYLCLIIPLYLPTAWFSRFKASRRDIAWLKYL
- a CDS encoding VOC family protein, yielding MTYRIAVLACAAAALLGAKAPPGPRPGITGISHLAVYARDMAKSDHFYTHVLGARKGTDPENPAGVRYYLSPRQFVEVLPAPAGQGPSMLAHVAYATTDAAALRAWLAESGVSGLGAMQRSAEGDRWFALRDPEGNGVQFVQSASADSNAIPGAISGRIIHVGYAVNDRAKQDGLYRRLLGFRPYWYGAFEPDKVDWVSQQTPDGRDWLEYMMVGPGSDVPLTKVDARQLGVLNHLSLGVPNMQAAVTTLHREERLSPRRDGPQMGRDGKWQANLYDPDGTRVELMEFQPVTKPCCSPFTAESPTG
- a CDS encoding globin domain-containing protein, with product MTGTVELSAAQVALVRASYAEVKRLDQNYSSLFYHRLLEQHPFTRALFPDDLARQISVFRLTIDALIEQLDEPGAWQAGLSELGRRHVNYGVLPKHYGYVGSVLIDTLAEMLGERFDAATRIAWETLYDRVTQAMLSPKFEDG